The DNA segment catgtaagccattttaaatgcgttttttaaaacaagaagctataactctcgcaatttttaatattttttgatgaaaaaaatactatacatacctataagacaaataaatatatctgcaaaatgtcactacaaaccaacctacctgtcgttaaaaaaaaaatcacaaaaaaaggccgatgaaatgacagcctagacagcaactaAAATACAAAGTTATGTTGTTTATTTGCTGAAGCGGAAAATGGATTAGATTCGCTTTTTGCGTGAATTTAAACTTAGCAGGGGCAACTTAGGATATTACTGCTGTGATCTAGAAAGGTCTAGTAAATTAATAACGCGACATTTGGTTGGCAGATTTTGATCGGAAAGAATGATCCGTGTGGTTGACCTAAAAAGACCATAGATAAGCTACAGTCTCGTGTTATCGAATTTAATAAAGATATAATTTCGAGTTTGACGTGGAACAACATAATAGTttagattaaatattaaattctataaCAAACGTGAACGTAAatgtaaattatttatattatgatTCGTGTAAATAAAACATATTCTATACAAAACGATAAAACAATAGTAAAGTTTATAGTATTTTATGAAAATCTTTTTCCTATCGTGTACAAGAACAAGTTTTTAGAAATAATATTATGGAACATTAAAGCTCTACAAGATATGAAAtttatactttttctttttctaaatTCTTCTTTCAGTTTATAGAAACTAGATTCGACAATATTATGGCATCTTCTtagatataaataatatttagcgttaattatgaaaaaattacgATTAAATAATTGCAAAAAACTAATTTCAATTGAATTTgtataaatttattttgcaCATACAAATAATAGGTACATCATATTTCTTCAAAGATGGTTTTGAGCTTTTTCGTTAACGGTACGTTAGTCAGTATTCGTGGGTTAGAAAATAAATAAGTTATTGAATCGATCACGCGTCAAGCATCGCAAGACATTAAGTACAAACCATTATtattctaaataatattagaaatttaaataaatttgaatatcaTTTTACAATGACTATAATTAGAAATTTATCTTTCCCTATTGTAAATTACAATGAGAAGATATAAACAATTATGTTACGtcgaaatatataattttctatGTATATTCTCTTTATACATAAAATTTGATAGTAAACGACGAATTTTCCTCGCGCCTATCTGCAACGTTAGGTAACATGCAATTTGAATCAATGATTTTAATTAGTCTTTAATTAATGCAGGATATTGCATTATTCGCACAGTATATGATTTCTTAACAGTTTTCTTTGGTTCGTCGAGGAATAAATTCAACGTCATAGGCTCGTGCTTTTCTTATTAAGTTATAATTATCCAAGTCTATTTCTTCGTTTGATTTTTCATCGACGTAATCTGGCGTTATTCTCTTGTTGCAAACCAATTCTTCCTTGGATGGCATCAGATTCTCAGTAAGTTGCAAGTATTTGTCCAGAGGACACATAATGTCACAACCAGGAAGACGAAGCTCTTCTACTTTCGACGGAATGCCCAAATAATGAAGAATCTGCAAATATGATTCGAATCTCCGTTATAAATAATTCACATTCTGAAGTAACTACGTATAGAAATTGAATCAACTACAACAAAATCTACGACTACGTTTTCGATATAGATTCGATATACACTGACAACGCATAACTGACTTTGAACTCTGACGAGcaggtaataaaataaaaatttaagaagAAAAAGAGATGAATAACTGATAATACTTTACAAACCTTTACGTAATATTTATTATCTAGTTCGTGGAGTTCCATTATCACGGCGCTGGAATATTCGGGTACGTGCGGACGATATACCTGAAGAGCGTGCAAAATGGCGCTGACAACGTTTTCGTGTCCACTGTACAGGTATATCTTCCGTTCGTCCTTTAATGTTCCAGTTATGAAGGCCAGCATGGTTTTCGTGACAAGTCGAAGATACGGTCCTGAAACGCGAATAAGACGAACAGAATCAGAAACTGTGAATAACAATTCTACAATTCCAAAAATAAAGATTTTGTAAAATCGGGATAGGATCAGGGCTAGATCATGAATCAAGGATAGTAGTCTTACCTGCGTAGAGTCTTCTTAACAATGGAGTAGAACAAGCAATGTCGTACGCGAATACAGTTCCATTCCACAGCTCACCATATGGGAATATGTCATGTGTCCACTGTGGCAAAGAAAGTCCCATAGAATGTTCGGCCATTAATAAATGATACATGTAGTACATATCCCACGGTTCTGTTATGTTCCTTCCAGTCCACGTTGTTAATTGTTTCATAAATTTACTATATTTTGCCAATTCTCTGCGTCCCTCGGGTGAATCCAGTACTCTGTCGTATTCAGCTAAATATCTATGGAGAAAATATTATTCATGAAAATTTCAAGATTCacgtttaaatatttacaatatttaaccGTGGAAAATTGTACAAgaattctaaaaatttcagcaaaTAAACATAAAGTGTTGCGGATAAACATAATTTGCATTCGTAACTGCGAAGATAACGAAATTTGCATGTTGTGTTAAGGGGGGATTCCCGTGTAATGGctctaaaaatatttcatatttagGAAACCTTTTTTCAAATCTTTATTAATTAGAATTGTACTTTTTTCAGGGTATAAGGAGACATCTTCAAATTACAGGTAACGTTTTCAAATTTGAGTTTAAAATTTTACTAGCTTATTCTTGAAACGCTGTACAAGTTCAATTTATATCTGATTTTCTTTGGCGTTCTACCTTTTCATTTAgtttgtatatatacatataccgcTATTTTGGGACTTACTGAGGACACTCTTCTGGAAGAAAGATGTTGTCTTCGTATCGACGTATATACTGTGTGGGGATCGGTTGCCAATTTAATTGTGGGTTCCATTTTTGTTCTGCGTTTGGTTGAAACAGTGCTGCCAGAACGAGTTGCAAAGACATTTTCGTTCTATCGTAATCTGAACTGATACCCCAGACGGAGCGTGGCGTGTAAGTGGAGCCTAAGAACTTCAAATATCTCTGCCTTAGAACTTTTCCCAATTGGTATTCTCGCCTTTTGCCCGACTGTAATGTTTAAAACTTTTTGTGTAACTTTAATTAATTTGTATCAACTTACATACACGCATTTAACTActgttttcaaattttatttcaattttacgatCGATCGTGGTAtttatcattaaaatatatttagaaaTGCAGATCATCGAAATATTATCacgatacgatttttcaaacggatagaaataaatttattttatgtaaAATCCAATACATTTAATGTTAGTAATAGACGGATTAATTATGAGATTTGAACTTTGAATTACCAATAATTTCTCagaagatttcaaatttttaaagaataatcaAAACTTACGTTAGTTAATTGACCACGACCCATTGGAGCGAAATTGGAATTGAGATAGGGATCGTTCGGATACGTTTCATGATCGCTGTGGTCCGGTGTCCTATCGCCATGTCTAAATAGCtgtgaatttaaaaattaattgaattttttacaaCTTGCTTCGTCTTTTTGCAATCGACAGTTCAAAAAATGTTAAACAAAAGAGTCgataattatttcgaaaaagtTATCAGAAATCTTAGTCCTAATCGTACTGGAACATAATTTTGAGGCGCGTAGTTTTAAATTTATATAGTAATGACATTTTAACTGTTTTATACCTtaatcaaacataaaatttctttagtgaataaatatatctacttaCGAGACTCTTTTCTTATTAAAACTTGCCAGTGACTCAAATCATATTCAAACACaataattatttcgaaaaagtTATCAAAAATCTTTCTATCCTAATTATCCTAGTTATCCTAATCGTACTGGAATGTAACTTTGAAGCGCATAGTTTTAAATTTATATAGTAATGACATTTTAACtgttttataattatatatattaatacatTATAAAACAGTTAAAATGTCATTACTATATAAATTTGAAACTATGCGCTTCAAAGTTACGTTCCAGTACGATTAGGATAACTAggataatattaattaatattaatattaatgtttgattaaacagttttataaaatattataaaactgtttaaacaaacataaaatttctttagtgaataaatatatatactaaCGAGACCCTTCTGTTATTAAAACTTGTCAAGTGACTAAAATCATATCCCAACACGATTagggttaaataaaaatatacgatTTTCATTTTGACTGGACGTTTTGCACCTAGAAAACGTGCTAAAAATAAATAACCGTGTTTCTTACCACGTTCACTTGACGAAGTTCTGCATCAACGGACGTGACACAAATTATTGCTGCTAAACCAATGA comes from the Colletes latitarsis isolate SP2378_abdomen chromosome 7, iyColLati1, whole genome shotgun sequence genome and includes:
- the Acph-1 gene encoding venom acid phosphatase, with product MISFSGCKRSLPMFVIIGLAAIICVTSVDAELRQVNVLFRHGDRTPDHSDHETYPNDPYLNSNFAPMGRGQLTNSGKRREYQLGKVLRQRYLKFLGSTYTPRSVWGISSDYDRTKMSLQLVLAALFQPNAEQKWNPQLNWQPIPTQYIRRYEDNIFLPEECPQYLAEYDRVLDSPEGRRELAKYSKFMKQLTTWTGRNITEPWDMYYMYHLLMAEHSMGLSLPQWTHDIFPYGELWNGTVFAYDIACSTPLLRRLYAGPYLRLVTKTMLAFITGTLKDERKIYLYSGHENVVSAILHALQVYRPHVPEYSSAVIMELHELDNKYYVKILHYLGIPSKVEELRLPGCDIMCPLDKYLQLTENLMPSKEELVCNKRITPDYVDEKSNEEIDLDNYNLIRKARAYDVEFIPRRTKENC